A window of Phenylobacterium sp. NIBR 498073 genomic DNA:
GCCGCCCAGACCCGCGCCGTGGTCGAGCGCTACAAGGCCCAGGGGGTCAGCCAGGCCGCGCTGGTGGCGCTGGACGGGCAGGGGCGGGTGCGGGCGATGGTCGGCGGCGTCGACTACGCCGCTGCGCCCTACAACCGCGCGGTCACCGCCAAGCGGCAGGCAGGCTCGGCCTGGAAGCCGTTCGTCTACCTCACCGCGCTGGAGGCGGGGCGGACGCCGGACATGGCGGTGATAGACGAGCCGATCACCATCGGGACCTGGTCGCCGCAGAACTACAGCAACACCTACGCCGGGGCCCTGACCCTGGAGCAGGCGGTGGCGCAGTCGACCAACACCGTGGCCGTGCGGCTGGCCGACGAGGTCGGGCGCGGCAATGTGGCGGCGACCGCCAAGCGGCTGGGCGTGGCCTCGGCCGTGAACACCGACCCGGCCATGGCGCTGGGCACCAGCCTCGTCTCGCCGCTGGAGATGGCCCAGGCCTATGGCGCGTTCTCGAACGGTGGCAATCGAGTGCAGGCCTATGGCATCGAGCGCATCCGCACGGTCGGTGGCCAGGTGCTCTATCAGCGCAAGGCGGCCTCGGCGGCGAACGTAATCGGCAATCCGGCGCTCAGCGACCTCAACCGCATGCTGCGCGGCGTGGTCGCCGCCGGCACCGGGACCCGCGCCAAGATCCCGGGTTACGACATCGCCGGCAAGACCGGCACGACCAGCGACTACAAGGACGCCTGGTTCGCCGGCTACAGCGGCGGCTTCACGACCGTCGTCTGGATGGGCAACGACAGCGGCGCGCCGATGAAGCGGGTGACCGGCGGCGGGGCCCCGGCCGAGCTGTGGCGCGGCTTCATGGTCACGGCGCTGAAGCGCGGCCCCTCCCAGGCGATCCCCTACGGCCCGCCGGCGGCCGCGCCGCCGCCGCTTCCGGAGACGATCGAAACCCTGCTGGAGGATGCGCCCGAACCGGCGCCGGCCACGACCACGGCCGAAGTGATCGATGAGCCGCCGATCTAGCTAGAACGGAGGGTCGTCGGTCGGGGCCTTCGGCTGCGGGGCCTGCGGCTGGGGCGCCGGCTGGCCGCCGACCCCGATGGCGTCGGCGATGCCGTCGACCAGGTCGCCGATCGGATCGCTGGGGGCGGGCGGCTCGTAGGTGCCGCCGGGAATGGCCTGGACCTTCAGGCGCGGCAGGGCCTGGCCCATGAACTCGCGCCAGATGACTGCCGGGGCTCCGCCGCCGGTCACCCGCTTCATCGGCTTGTTGTCGTCCTTGCCGACCCAGACCGCGGCGACGAAGCCGCCGGTGTAGCCGACGAACCAGGCGTCGCGGTAATCGCTGGTGGTGCCGGTCTTGCCGGCCAGATCGTAGCCGGGGACCTTGGCGCGGGTTCCGGTGCCGCTGGCCACCACCTGGCGCATCATCTGGTTCATGTACTGAAGGGCCGGCGTGCCGATGACCTGGGTGCGCTCGGTCCTCTCGACGCTGTGGTCGTAGAGGATCTTGCCGCTGGCGGTGCGTATGCGCTGGATTCCGTAGCCCTTGGCCAGGAACCCGCCGTTGGCGAACGGGGCGTAGGCCTGGGCCATTTCCATCGGGCTGACCTCGACCGCGCCGAGCGCCATCGAGGGATCGAGCTGGATGTGCGAATTGATGCCGAGCCGGCGGGCGGCGGCGGCGACGTTGCCGGTGCCGACCTCGTTGGCCAGCCGCGCGGCGACGGTGTTGATCGACTGGGCCAGCGCCGTCTGCAGCGTCATCGGCCCGCGAAAGTCGCCCGTGTAGTTGCGCGGCTCCCAATTGCCGATCTTGATCGGCTCGTCGACGACCATGTCGGCCGGGGTGCGCCCGGCCTCCATCGCCGCCAGATAGACGAACGGCTTGAACGCCGAGCCCGCCTGGCGGCGGGCCGTGGTGGCGCGGTCGAACTGGCTGTCGTTGTAGTTGGCCCCGCCGACATAGGCCCGGATGCGGCCCTCGCCGTCGATGGCGACCAGCGCGCCCTGGCCGATGCCCTGGCTCTTGCCGGCCTCGACGCCCTTGCGCAGCGCCTGCTCGGCGGCGGTTTGGATCGGCAGGTCCAGGGTGGTCTCGACCACCAGGTCCTCGGTCGGCTCGCCGACCAGGCTGCGGACCTGGTCGTCGACCCAATCGGTGAAGTACTGCGCTCGCTGGTTGGCGAGCGTCGGGTTGACCCGCACCGGGGTCTTGAAGGCCGCGTCGCGCTCGGCCTCGGTGATGGCGCCGGTGCGGACCATCTCATCGAGCACGATGGTGGCGCGGCGCTCGGCGCGGTCGGTGGCCGAGACCGGCGAATAGCGGCTGGGACCCTTCATCATGCCGGCCAGCAGGGCGCTTTCGCCGAGGGTCAGCTGCGAGGCCGGCTTGCCGAAATAGCGTTGCGAGGCGGCCTCGATCCCATAGGCGCCGCCGCCGAAATAGACCCGGTTCAGATAGAGAGAAAGAATCTCCTTCTTGGAGAACTTGGCCTCCAGCCACATGGCCAGGATCAGCTCCTGGGCCTTGCGCCGATAGTTCTGGCTGGGCGTCAGGAACAGGTTGCGCGCCAGCTGCTGGGTGATGGTCGAGCCGCCGCGCAGCGGCCCGCCCTTGTTCTGCATGTTGTAGATCTGCGAGCGCAGGATGCCCCACGGGTTGAAGCCCGGGTGCCAGTAGAACCAGCGGTCCTCGATGGCGATGAACGCCTTCGGCACGTAGGGCGGCAGGGAATCGAGGTCGACCGGCGGGGTGTTCTGGCTGCCGCGCACGGCGACGAGCGCGCCGGACTGGTCGAGATAGGAGACCGACGGCGCGCGGGTGACGTCGTTGAGCTTGGAGGTGTCGGGCAGGTCGACCGCGAACACGGCGAAGAAGGCGACCACGAAGATCAGCCCCCACACGCCCAGGACAGCCGTCCAGTAGAGGAGCGCCTGCAACGGGGTACGCTGGGCCGGCCGGCGAGGGCCCGGTCCTGACTTGGCCATGTGTCGTCCTAAAGAGTTCGCCGATTGCCCGCCCCGGGGCGGCTAGATAGCTGATGCGCACCAAACGCGCGACATGATTGACGAGCGATGAACAAGCTTGGCTGTAGTGCGCGCTTGACCCGGCCCCTGGGGCCGCTCCCCTCAATGCGTCGGTCAGCAGCGCAGCGAGGTGATTCGTGACCGGTCAGTTTCTCAATCCGTCGGAGGCCGCGCGGCGGCTGGGGGTGTCGGCCAAGGCGTTGCGGCTTTACGAGGCGCGAGGCCTGATCATGCCGGTGCGGACTGCGCTGGGGTGGCGGGCTTACGGCTCCGAACAGATGGCGCGGGGCGGGGAGATCGCGACCCTGCGGGCGCTGGGGCTCAGTCTCGCCCAGGTCGGCCAGGTGCTCGGCGGCGACGTGCAGGCGCTGGAGCCGGCCCTGGCCGCGCATCAGGCGGCGCTGGAGGCGCAGGGCCGCCATCTGGAGCAGACGCTCGAACGGGTGCGAGCGATGCGCGCGCAGCTGGCGGCCGGCGCGGCGCCGAGCGTCGCGGACCTGGCGAGCCTGCTGGCGGCGCCGGCGGTCGCCTTCGACCTGCCCTGGCCGTGGGGCGGCGAGCGGTTCGAGCTGGGCGAGCTTGCGCCGCTGACCTATCTGGTCGGACCGCTGGGCAGCGGCAAGACGCGGCTGGCCATGCGGCTCGCGCAAGAAATGCCGGGCGGGCGCTTCGTCGGGCTCGAGCGGCTGGAGAGGGAGCCTGAACCGACGCCGGGAGCCGAGGCCGCGGCGGCCTGGCTGGTCGAGGACGGCGCGACCCGCAGTCCGGCGCTGCTGTCGCTGCTGGCCGAACTGGAGGCGGACGCGGCGGGCCCCCTGGTGGTCGACATGGTCGAAGAGGGGCTGGACGAAGCGACGCAGGCGGCGCTGATCGCCCGTCTGCGGCGGCGCGGTCCGCGGGCGCGGCCGTTGATCCTGATGACCCGCTCCAACGCGATCCTCGACCTGGCCGCCGCCGGTCCCGGCGAGGCGGCGATCTACTGCCCGGCCAATCACAGCCCGCCTATCCGGGTGGCGCTGCATCCGGGCGCGGCCGGCTACGAGTCGTTGGCCCTGTGCCTCGCCCCGCCGCAGGTGCGCGCCCGCACCCACGGCATGATCGCCTGGCGGCCGCCCGCAGCGCATGAGGGCGTGGTGAGCTCAGCTCACGGAGCATCCGGCGAAAGCATCGTTTGATCGGGGCGGCGGCGCGTGGCGCAATCGGGGCGAAAGGGGGACGTGCAACGCGACCCCGGCGCCCGCGGAAGGCGAGTTCGCCTACATGGGGACGCCGCTATCGCTTCGCAATCCCAACATTTTCGCATAACCGCGTTGCGAAAAAAGCGGTTGCCGCTGATCTTAACACCGTTATCTTAGCGATGCTTAGTTCAACTCGCGCAGCTGGTGGGGATACCGGCTGCAAATTCCCGGATTGGCCCGAGCCGTGTCCTGCCGGACTCGCACATTCTCCCCGAACGCTGGAGGGCTTTCGATGAAGCTCCGTACCCTCGCGGCCGCCTGCGCCGCCATGATGTCCGTCTCCTTCGCCGCTGGCGCGGCCCTGGCTGACGATCCGATCACCGCCAAGCTGCAGACCCCGGTCGCGGAAAAGACCAAGTTCATCGCCGGCGGCGCGGTGTTCCAATGCGAAGGCGACACCTGCCTGGCGGCGGCGCCGTCCTCGCGCACCTACGGCGCCTCGACCTGCAAGGAAGTGGCCAAGACCGTTGGCGCGGTCGTCTCGTTCGGCGGCGCGCGCAAGCAGCTGGAAGCGGCCAAGCTGGAGCAGTGCAACACCGCCGCTCTGCCGGCCCAGCAAGTGGCCAACCGCTAAAGGCTGAAGGATCCAGGTTCGCGCATATCTAGGCGCGCCTCCCAGCCGCTAGTCTAGTCGAGCCTGTAACTCTCGGGCGCCGGGCCCTCCGGCGCCCTCTTTTCTATGTGCGGGGCGGTCCGCCGGCTTGGCCGAGGCGCCGGCGCCGCTTATGAACCCGCCGCGATGAGCCAAGACCCAGTAACCCGACAGACACTATTCCCCACAGGCCCGGCCCCGGCGGCCGGCCTGCTCGAGCCCGCCCTGGCGCAGGTCGCCGGCGAGGGCGCCGAGCCCGTCTCCCTGACCATCGACTACGGAATCGCCGCCGCGCCCGGCGCGCCGGTGAATGTCGAGGCGAGCGTCGAGCGCGCCACCCGCACCCTGGTGTTCGCCTATGGCCGCGTGCTGGCGCAGGACGGGGCGGTGCTGGCCACGGGGGCTGCGGTTTTCCGTAGGGTGAACGCCAGATAATACAAGGTGTCGCGGCCGGTTTGGTTGCGACGCCGAAAATCGCGTGCTATCAGGCGCGCGGCTTCGGGCCAGGGGCTTTTCCAGTCTCGATGGCCAATGTGCTTTTCCAAGCGCTTTCAAGCCTTTAGGGTCGCAGTGGAGATTTCTTCGCCGCGGCCTTTTGCGCGCACCGGGCGGACAAAATAAGTGGCGGACGATTCCAAGGTTTCGAATGTGGGCGGCAGATATGCCCAAGCCCTGTTTGATCTCGCGAACGATGAGAAGAAATTGTCGGCCGTCGAGGCCGACCTCAAGGCGCTGAAAAAGATGAGCGCCGACAGCAAGGATCTGCGGTCCTTGCTAGCTTCGCCGGCGTTCAGCGCCGACGACAAGGGCAAGGCCTTGGCCGCCCTTGGCGCGAAGGCGAAGCTCAATCCCACCACCAGGAAGTTCCTGGGGCTGCTGGCCGCCAACGGCCGGGCCTCGGCGCTTCCGGCGGTGATCACGGCCTTCGAGGCCCTGGCGGCGGACGCGCGCGGCGCGATCTCGGCCCAGGTGACCACGGCCGTGCCGCTGACCCAGGCCCAATCGAAGGGTGTCGCCGCCGCGTTGCGAACCGCGCTCGGCAAAGACCCCGAAATCGAGACCCGCGTCGATCCTGCCCTTCTGGGCGGCATCAAGGTGCAGGTCGGTTCCCGTCTGTTCGATGCTTCGCTGCGTTCGAAGCTCGACTCCCTCAAGTTCGCCCTGAAGAGAGCGTAAGCCCATGGACATCCGCGCCGCCGAGATTTCGGCCATCCTCAAGTCGCAGATCGCCAATTTCGGCGAAGAAGCCGACGTCTCGGACGTCGGTTCGGTGCTGTCCGTCGGTGACGGCATCGCCCGCGTGTTCGGCCTCGACAACGTCCAGTCGGGCGAAATGGTCGAGTTCCCCAAGGCCGGCGTGAAGGGCATGGCCCTGAACCTGGAAAAGGACAACGTCGGCGTCGTTATCTTCGGTGAAGACCGCGCCATCTCGGAAGGCGACGAAGTCCGCCGCCTGTCGGAAATCGTGGACGTGCCGGTCGGCAAGGGCCTGCTGGGCCGGGTCGTCAACCCGCTGGGCGAGCCGATCGACGGCAAGGGCCCGATCCAGAACGTGGCCGAGCGCCGCCGCGTGGACGTCAAGGCTCCGGGCATCATCCCGCGGAAGTCGGTGCACGAGCCCGTGCAGACCGGCCTGAAGGCCATCGACTCGCTGATCCCGGTCGGCCGCGGCCAGCGCGAACTGATCATCGGCGACCGTCAGACCGGCAAGACCGCCGTGGCCGTCGACACCATCCTGAACCAGAAGTCGGTCAACGCCGGCGACGACGAGAGCGCCAAGCTCTTCTGCATCTACGTCGCCATCGGTCAGAAGCGTTCGACCGTCGCCCAGATCGTCAAGACGCTCGAAGAGCGCGGCGCCCTGGACTACACCATCGTCGTTTCGGCGACCGCCTCGGAACCGGCCCCGCTGCAGTTCCTGGCTCCGTTCGCGGGCTGCGCCATGGGCGAGTGGTTCCGTGACAACGGCATGCACGCCGTCATCATCTATGACGACCTTTCCAAGCAGGCCGTCGCCTACCGCCAGATGTCGCTGCTGCTGCGCCGTCCGCCGGGCCGCGAAGCCTATCCGGGCGACGTCTTCTATCTGCATAGCCGCCTGCTGGAGCGCGCCGCGAAGCTGAACGAAGACAACGGTTCGGGCTCGCTGACCGCTCTGCCGGTCATCGAAACCCAGGCCAACGACGTGTCGGCCTACATCCCGACCAACGTGATCTCGATCACCGACGGCCAGATCTTCCTGGAAACCGACCTGTTCTTCCAGGGCATCCGCCCGGCCGTGAACGTCGGCATCTCCGTCAGCCGCGTGGGCTCCTCGGCCCAGATCAAGGCGATGAAGCAAGCCTCGGGTCCGATTAAGGGCGAACTGGCCCAGTATCGGGAAATGGCCGCCTTCGCGAAGTTCGGTTCGGACCTCGACGTCACCACCCAGCGCCAGCTGGCGCGCGGTGAACGCCTGACCGAGCTGCTGAAGCAGCCGCAGTACTCGCCGCTTAAGGTCGAAGAGCAGGTGGCGGTGATCTACGCCGGCACCCGCGGCTACCTGGACGGCATCGCGACCGCCGACGTCGGCCGCTACGAGGCCGAACTGCTGGCCCGCCTGCACTCCAAGCACCAGGACATCCTGGACACCATCCGCACCAGCAAGGAGCTGAAGGCGGACACTGAGGCCAAGCTGAAGGAAGCTCTCGAAGCCTTCACCAAGAGCTTCGCGTAAGTCAGCGGAGCTTTAGGAGATGGCCAGCCTCAAGGAGATGCGCAATCGGATCGGAAGCGTGAAAGCCACGCAGAAGATCACGAAGGCGATGCAGATGGTGGCGGCGGCGAAACTTCGCCGCTCGCAGGACGCTGCGCAAAACGCCCGGCCCTACGCCCAGCGCATGGCTTCGGTCATCGCCAATTTGGCGGCCGGGGTGTCGGGCGACGGCGCCCCGAAACTGCTGGTCGGCACGGGCCGGAGCGACCGCCACCTGGTGGTCGTGACGTCCTCGGACCGCGGCATGGCCGGCGGCTTCAACACCTCGATCATCCGCGCCGCGCGCGAGAAGATCAACGAGCTGACCGGCCAGGGCAAGGATGTGAAGATCCTCGTCGTCGGCAAGAAGGCTCGCGACCAGCTGAAGCGTCTGTACGGCGACAAGATCGTGGCCTTCTTCGAGGCCGGCAATCCGTCGATGGCGACCGCCCAGCCGGTGGCCGACAAGATCACCGAACTGTTCGAGGCCGGTGAAATCGACGTCGTCACCCTGGCGTTCAGCCGCTTCAAGTCGGTGGTCTCGCAGGTTCCGACCCTGAGCCAGCTGATCCCGGCCCAGGTCCAGGACGGCGGCGCGACGATCGATCTGAAGGGTGCGGCCTACGAGTACGAGCCGGGCGAAGAGGAAATCCTCGAAACCCTGCTGCCGCGGAACCTGACCGTTCAGGTGCTGTCGGCGATGCTCGAAAATCAGGCCGGGTTCTACGCCGCCCAGATGACGGCGATGGATAACGCCACCCGCAACGCCGGCGACATGATCGCCAGCCTGACCCTGCAATACAACCGTTCACGCCAGGCGCAGATCACCAAGGAGCTGATTGAAATCATCTCCGGCGCCGAAGCGCTCTAACCCGAAAGAGTCCGAACCCATGGCTACGACCCCCAAGGCTCCCGCCAAGAAGCCCGCCGCCCCGAAGGCGGCCGCCGCGCCGAAGGCCGCCGCCGCCAAGGCCGCGCCGAAGGCTGCTGCTCCGAAGGCTCCCGCCGCCGCCAAGAAGACGACCGCTGCTCCGGCCGCCGTCGCCGGCGTCGCCACCGGCCGCATCTCCCAGATCATCGGCGCCGTCGTCGACGTCGAGTTCGAAGGCCACCTGCCGGCGATCATGAACGCGCTGGAAACCACCAACACCGACCAGCGCACCGGCGCTCCGTTCCGCCTGGTGCTGGAAGTCGCCCAGCACCTGGGTGAGAACACCGTCCGCACCATCGCCATGGATACCACCGAGGGCCTGACCCGCGGCCAGCCCGTGAGCGACACCGGCCGCAGCATCACCGTGCCGGTCGGCCCGGCGACCCTGGGCCGCATCATGAACGTCATCGGCGACCCGATCGACGAAGCCGGTCCGATCGTCACCGAGCATTACTCGCCGATCCACCGCGAAGCCCCGAGCTTCGCCGAGCAGTCGACGGCGGCCGAAGTGCTCGTCACCGGCATCAAGGTCATCGACCTGCTCTGCCCCTACACCAAGGGCGGCAAGATCGGCCTGTTCGGCGGCGCCGGCGTCGGCAAGACCGTGACCATGCAGGAGCTGATCAACAACATCGCCAAGGCGTACGGCGGTTACTCCGTGCTGGCCGGCGTTGGTGAGCGCACCCGCGAAGGCAACGACCTCTATCACGAGATGATCGAGTCGAACGTGAACCAGCCCGGCGGCGGCGGCGAGAGCCGTTGCACCCTGGTCTACGGCCAGATGAACGAGCCCCCGGGCGCCCGCGCCCGCGTCGCGCTGACCGGCCTGGCGCAGGCCGAGTACTTCCGCGACCAAGAGGGCAAGGACGTGCTCCTCTTCATCGACAACATCTTCCGCTTCACCCAAGCCGGCTCGGAAGTGTCGGCTCTGCTGGGCCGTATCCCGTCGGCCGTGGGCTATCAGCCCACCCTGGCCACCGAGATGGGCAACCTGCAGGAGCGCATCACCTCGACCTCCAAGGGTTCGATCACCTCGGTCCAGGCGATCTACGTTCCCGCCGACGACCTGACCGACCCGGCCCCGGCCGCCTCGTTCGCCCACTTGGACGCCACCACCGTTCTGTCGCGTGACATCGCCGCCCAGGCCATCTTCCCGGCCGTGGACCCGCTGGACTCGACCTCGCGGATCATGGACCCGCTGGTGATCGGTGACGAACACTACGCCGTCGCCCGCCGCGTCCAGGAAACCCTTCAGGCCTATAAGGCCCTGAAGGACATCATCGCCATCCTGGGCATGGACGAGCTGTCGGAAGAGGACAAGCTGACCGTGGCCCGCGCCCGGAAGATCCAGAAGTTCCTCAGCCAGCCGTTCCACGTGGCCGAGCAGTTCACCAACATGCCGGGCATCTTCGTGAGCCTGGAAGACACCATCCGCTCGTTCAAGGCGGTCGTGGACGGTGAATACGACCACCTGCCGGAAGCGGCCTTCTACAACGTCGGCACCATCGAAGACGCGGTGGCCAAGGCCGAAAAGCTGGCCGCGGAAGCCTAAGGATCATGGCTGGGAAGCTTCACTTCTCGCTGGTCTCGCCCGAGCGTGAACTGTTCTCGGGGGCCGTCGACCAGGTCGACGCCCCGGGCACGGAAGGCGACTTCGGCGTGCTGGCCGACCACGCGCCCTTCATGACCACGCTGAAGGTCGGGCAGGTGAAGGTCTATAGCGGCGGCGCCGTGAAGGTCTTCGAGATCGAAGGCGGTTTCGCCGACGTGACCCCTGAAGGCCTGACCATCCTCGCCGAACAGGCGACGGAAGTGGCCGCCTAACCGCCGGCCGCAAGCAGACGATCAGAGGCCCCGACGCCCCAGGCGCCGGGGCCTTTTCGTATCTGCCGGGCCGCTCACGCGATTTTGCCGTCGCCGGAAGCTGCAATCGCCATCGAACCGCCAGTTTGCTGCGCTAAAGGGTTGCGAGGGACGGCCTGTTTCGAGTGTTATGCGGCACGCTTAAGTTAGGGGATCCCGCCATGCGCACCGCCTTCGTCAGTCTGATTGCTCTCGCTGGGCTCGCCACGGCGGCTCACGCCCAACCGGCGCCCGAAGCGGCCGCGCCGGCCGCCGCCCCCCCCGCCGCCGCCGAGCCGGCTCCCGCCGCCGCCGCGCCCGCGCCGGCCGCCGAGGAAAAGACCTACGTGCTGCCGACCACCGGCGCCGAGGGCCAGATCATCGACGTCATCAACCGCGTCTGCAAACCGCTCGTGAAGGGCGGGGACTTCAAGGCCCTGGCCGGCGGCATGACCGGCTACAAGCTGAACAAGCGCGAGGGGACCTATGTCGGCACCTTGGTCGAGAAGCCCTACACCCTAACCATCTGGCCGCAGGGCTCCAACAAGGACGTCTGCCGCCTGACCCTCAGCTATCCGATCGACGGCGAGAAGCCGATCATCGTCGGCCTCAACATCTTCTCGTTCCTGCACAAGCCCGAGCTGGTCCAGCAGCGCAACGACTTCGTGCCGGCCACTGATTTCAAGCGCATCACCAACTCGTGGGAATACTACACCGACAAGGAATCGATCGGCCTGGTGTTCCTGCAACTGAAGAAGCCGGACGGCACGCCGGCCGGCAAGAACGCCGATCTGGCCGAAGTGCTGTACTCGGAACGCAAGTTCTAGGATCCCGCCCGCGCCGGCCAGGCGCGGCTGCTGCAAGGGCGCGGGAGCTTCTCCCGCGCCCTTTGTCGTTTTGGCCGCAAGAGCGGCGGCGATCGGACGTTGACGGCCGGCGGCGGGCGCCGCCAGGGTCCGCCAAACCTCGACTGTTTGGAGCACCCTCCGATGACGACGCGCGCCCTGCTGCTTGGCACCGTCCTCGCCTTCGCCTGCGCCGCCGCGGCCCCGGCCGCAGAGCCGGGCAAGCGCCAATCCGGCCAGATCGTCTACGACAACGTGCCTGAGACCCCGGCGGCGCTGAAGGCGGCGATCGCGCCCTACTACAACGCCCGCTCGGCGGTGTTCGAGGACTGGCTGGGCGACGGCTCGATCCTGATCGCCACCCGCTTCGGCGACGTGAATCAGATCCACCGCGTGGCCGCGCCCGGCGCGGCGCGCACCCAGCTGACGTTCTTCGCCGAGCCGGTGAACAGCGCCAAGGGGCAGCCCGGCCAAGCCCGCTTCGTTTATCCCCGCGACGTCGGCGGGGCCGAGTACTACCAGGGCTACATCCGCGGCCTGACCGGCGCCGAGGTGCAGCTGACCGCGCCGAAGACC
This region includes:
- a CDS encoding F0F1 ATP synthase subunit delta, which translates into the protein MADDSKVSNVGGRYAQALFDLANDEKKLSAVEADLKALKKMSADSKDLRSLLASPAFSADDKGKALAALGAKAKLNPTTRKFLGLLAANGRASALPAVITAFEALAADARGAISAQVTTAVPLTQAQSKGVAAALRTALGKDPEIETRVDPALLGGIKVQVGSRLFDASLRSKLDSLKFALKRA
- a CDS encoding F0F1 ATP synthase subunit gamma, whose translation is MASLKEMRNRIGSVKATQKITKAMQMVAAAKLRRSQDAAQNARPYAQRMASVIANLAAGVSGDGAPKLLVGTGRSDRHLVVVTSSDRGMAGGFNTSIIRAAREKINELTGQGKDVKILVVGKKARDQLKRLYGDKIVAFFEAGNPSMATAQPVADKITELFEAGEIDVVTLAFSRFKSVVSQVPTLSQLIPAQVQDGGATIDLKGAAYEYEPGEEEILETLLPRNLTVQVLSAMLENQAGFYAAQMTAMDNATRNAGDMIASLTLQYNRSRQAQITKELIEIISGAEAL
- a CDS encoding PBP1A family penicillin-binding protein encodes the protein MLALAAAASLSLTAPELPPLPPIKREAQVVYVDRAGAVLGVRGGRYGPPVDIAKLPPHVSAAFIAIEDRRFYEHTGFDAIGIARAIVANAEQGRAAQGASTITQQLARNLFLSADQTMERKAKEVMYAVQLERTYSKKQILGLYLSRVYFGSGAYGIEQASRRYFGKSAAKLSVREAATLAGVLKSPTKYNPIEQPANAAARADLVLAAMVETGAITPAQRKQAMAQPLKLAGGAYSASANYFIDWLDGQRRRLVGAPKQDVIVETTLDAGLEAAAAAQTRAVVERYKAQGVSQAALVALDGQGRVRAMVGGVDYAAAPYNRAVTAKRQAGSAWKPFVYLTALEAGRTPDMAVIDEPITIGTWSPQNYSNTYAGALTLEQAVAQSTNTVAVRLADEVGRGNVAATAKRLGVASAVNTDPAMALGTSLVSPLEMAQAYGAFSNGGNRVQAYGIERIRTVGGQVLYQRKAASAANVIGNPALSDLNRMLRGVVAAGTGTRAKIPGYDIAGKTGTTSDYKDAWFAGYSGGFTTVVWMGNDSGAPMKRVTGGGAPAELWRGFMVTALKRGPSQAIPYGPPAAAPPPLPETIETLLEDAPEPAPATTTAEVIDEPPI
- a CDS encoding ATP synthase F1 subunit epsilon; translation: MAGKLHFSLVSPERELFSGAVDQVDAPGTEGDFGVLADHAPFMTTLKVGQVKVYSGGAVKVFEIEGGFADVTPEGLTILAEQATEVAA
- the atpA gene encoding F0F1 ATP synthase subunit alpha; the encoded protein is MDIRAAEISAILKSQIANFGEEADVSDVGSVLSVGDGIARVFGLDNVQSGEMVEFPKAGVKGMALNLEKDNVGVVIFGEDRAISEGDEVRRLSEIVDVPVGKGLLGRVVNPLGEPIDGKGPIQNVAERRRVDVKAPGIIPRKSVHEPVQTGLKAIDSLIPVGRGQRELIIGDRQTGKTAVAVDTILNQKSVNAGDDESAKLFCIYVAIGQKRSTVAQIVKTLEERGALDYTIVVSATASEPAPLQFLAPFAGCAMGEWFRDNGMHAVIIYDDLSKQAVAYRQMSLLLRRPPGREAYPGDVFYLHSRLLERAAKLNEDNGSGSLTALPVIETQANDVSAYIPTNVISITDGQIFLETDLFFQGIRPAVNVGISVSRVGSSAQIKAMKQASGPIKGELAQYREMAAFAKFGSDLDVTTQRQLARGERLTELLKQPQYSPLKVEEQVAVIYAGTRGYLDGIATADVGRYEAELLARLHSKHQDILDTIRTSKELKADTEAKLKEALEAFTKSFA
- the atpD gene encoding F0F1 ATP synthase subunit beta, which produces MATTPKAPAKKPAAPKAAAAPKAAAAKAAPKAAAPKAPAAAKKTTAAPAAVAGVATGRISQIIGAVVDVEFEGHLPAIMNALETTNTDQRTGAPFRLVLEVAQHLGENTVRTIAMDTTEGLTRGQPVSDTGRSITVPVGPATLGRIMNVIGDPIDEAGPIVTEHYSPIHREAPSFAEQSTAAEVLVTGIKVIDLLCPYTKGGKIGLFGGAGVGKTVTMQELINNIAKAYGGYSVLAGVGERTREGNDLYHEMIESNVNQPGGGGESRCTLVYGQMNEPPGARARVALTGLAQAEYFRDQEGKDVLLFIDNIFRFTQAGSEVSALLGRIPSAVGYQPTLATEMGNLQERITSTSKGSITSVQAIYVPADDLTDPAPAASFAHLDATTVLSRDIAAQAIFPAVDPLDSTSRIMDPLVIGDEHYAVARRVQETLQAYKALKDIIAILGMDELSEEDKLTVARARKIQKFLSQPFHVAEQFTNMPGIFVSLEDTIRSFKAVVDGEYDHLPEAAFYNVGTIEDAVAKAEKLAAEA
- a CDS encoding penicillin-binding protein 1A; translated protein: MAKSGPGPRRPAQRTPLQALLYWTAVLGVWGLIFVVAFFAVFAVDLPDTSKLNDVTRAPSVSYLDQSGALVAVRGSQNTPPVDLDSLPPYVPKAFIAIEDRWFYWHPGFNPWGILRSQIYNMQNKGGPLRGGSTITQQLARNLFLTPSQNYRRKAQELILAMWLEAKFSKKEILSLYLNRVYFGGGAYGIEAASQRYFGKPASQLTLGESALLAGMMKGPSRYSPVSATDRAERRATIVLDEMVRTGAITEAERDAAFKTPVRVNPTLANQRAQYFTDWVDDQVRSLVGEPTEDLVVETTLDLPIQTAAEQALRKGVEAGKSQGIGQGALVAIDGEGRIRAYVGGANYNDSQFDRATTARRQAGSAFKPFVYLAAMEAGRTPADMVVDEPIKIGNWEPRNYTGDFRGPMTLQTALAQSINTVAARLANEVGTGNVAAAARRLGINSHIQLDPSMALGAVEVSPMEMAQAYAPFANGGFLAKGYGIQRIRTASGKILYDHSVERTERTQVIGTPALQYMNQMMRQVVASGTGTRAKVPGYDLAGKTGTTSDYRDAWFVGYTGGFVAAVWVGKDDNKPMKRVTGGGAPAVIWREFMGQALPRLKVQAIPGGTYEPPAPSDPIGDLVDGIADAIGVGGQPAPQPQAPQPKAPTDDPPF
- a CDS encoding acyl-CoA thioesterase domain-containing protein, whose protein sequence is MSQDPVTRQTLFPTGPAPAAGLLEPALAQVAGEGAEPVSLTIDYGIAAAPGAPVNVEASVERATRTLVFAYGRVLAQDGAVLATGAAVFRRVNAR
- a CDS encoding MerR family transcriptional regulator; the encoded protein is MTGQFLNPSEAARRLGVSAKALRLYEARGLIMPVRTALGWRAYGSEQMARGGEIATLRALGLSLAQVGQVLGGDVQALEPALAAHQAALEAQGRHLEQTLERVRAMRAQLAAGAAPSVADLASLLAAPAVAFDLPWPWGGERFELGELAPLTYLVGPLGSGKTRLAMRLAQEMPGGRFVGLERLEREPEPTPGAEAAAAWLVEDGATRSPALLSLLAELEADAAGPLVVDMVEEGLDEATQAALIARLRRRGPRARPLILMTRSNAILDLAAAGPGEAAIYCPANHSPPIRVALHPGAAGYESLALCLAPPQVRARTHGMIAWRPPAAHEGVVSSAHGASGESIV